The following DNA comes from Chloroflexota bacterium.
AGGGCTTGGCGTATCATTACGTGCCATATACTTCTGGACCGTGCGTTTGCTGACTTTGATGCCCGGTTTGAGGAGTTCGCCCCGAATGCGTTCCGCGCCCCAGGTCAGGTTGTCCGCCGCCATCTCACGGATCAGAGAAATGGTTTCTGCCGAAATCCTGGGATCTGATGAGCGTGGTTTCGACTTTCGTCGCCAAATGAAACGGAAGAGTTCACGATGCCAACGCAGAAGGGTATCAGGTTGGACAATGAGCAGCGCTTGCTTCCAGAAAGGAGTGGCGCGAGCGAGCAAGAGGAGTTTGATGCGATCGAAGTTATTGAGTTGCGGACGCTTGCTCTGGCGTTGGAGGATGATGAATTGCTGACGCAGGAGGGCGTTTTCGGCGATGAGATCGGCTTTGCCGCGCGTCAAGTCGGCGGTAGCACCACGCAGAAGGGAAAGGGTGTTGGGTTTGAGCCAGCGTTTGAAGTGAAACTGCACGGCATCGAAAAATCGACGGCGGAATCGACGGACGTTTGATAGCATGTCGCTACTGCTCCCGTTTTGGAGATGTGAAAGCGGGAGTATAGCAGTTTGTCGCCTGCAAATCAAGCGAAGGGAGTGCTCAAATCAGAACGGATATGCGAAGTAGCCACCACGCCGGTTGAAGTCGGCGGAAGAGGAAGTAGGCGTGGTATCGAGGATCTATGCTCGGAAGATCCAGGGTGGCGGCAGCCGGCGATTAGCCTGACGGCGGTAGAGCGCGAGACTGCCGAAGCGAGGGGTCGCGCTCTGGATCTGTGGCGGACTGCAACCGAGTTGCGGCAGGGAAAGCCGATTCCCTGAACTCATTACCACACGCAGTATCCGCCGTCGATGACCATGTCGTGACCACTCATGAAATCGGAGGCCTGGGATGCCAGGTAAACGACGGCCCCCTGCAAGTCGGTTACCTCGGCCATCTTGCCAGCTGGCGTCATGGCCATCCAGGTGGGCATCACCTGCTGGCCCAGCGGGGTCTCCAGCAGATCATCCACCAGCTTGGTGCGCGTGTAGCCGGGGCTAATACTGTTGACCCGCACCCCGCGCGCTGCCCACTCGCCGGCAAGGCTGCGGGTAAGGTGGATCACCGCAGCCTTGCTGGCATTGTAGGCCGCCTGGTTTTGGGGCATATTGACAATGTGGCCCGACATGGAGGCGGTGTTGATGATCTTGCCGTAGCCAGTCTCCAACATCACGCGTGCCTCGGCCTGCGCGCAGAGGAAAACTCCTGTCAAGTTCAGGTCGATAACCCGCTTCCATTCCTCAACCGCCATCTTCTCGGAGTCAGCCCATACACCGACGCCTGCATTGTTGACGCCGATCGTGAGTTTACCCCAGCGCGCCACCACGACGTCCACGGCGCCCTGGAC
Coding sequences within:
- a CDS encoding helix-turn-helix domain-containing protein; amino-acid sequence: MLSNVRRFRRRFFDAVQFHFKRWLKPNTLSLLRGATADLTRGKADLIAENALLRQQFIILQRQSKRPQLNNFDRIKLLLLARATPFWKQALLIVQPDTLLRWHRELFRFIWRRKSKPRSSDPRISAETISLIREMAADNLTWGAERIRGELLKPGIKVSKRTVQKYMARNDTPSPSGQTWATFLMNHAPHIWACDFTQVFDIMFRSLFIFLIIEHASRRIVHVAVTSHPSDAWVARQLREATPWGEGPRYLIRDNDPKFGGHFSAVAAGTGIIEIRTPISAPNANAFSAAFVASAWTMS
- a CDS encoding glucose 1-dehydrogenase — translated: MADKVLEARPILERFQLDGRVALVTGGAQGIGRGYAHALGEAGAAVAIVDINRAAAEMVVAELARKGVEALAVTADVTDPDQVQGAVDVVVARWGKLTIGVNNAGVGVWADSEKMAVEEWKRVIDLNLTGVFLCAQAEARVMLETGYGKIINTASMSGHIVNMPQNQAAYNASKAAVIHLTRSLAGEWAARGVRVNSISPGYTRTKLVDDLLETPLGQQVMPTWMAMTPAGKMAEVTDLQGAVVYLASQASDFMSGHDMVIDGGYCVW